CCGAATCCTACTGGTGTAATGACTTTTTCCTCGACCTTTTTCAAGGTTGACCAAACCATTTGCACTCCCAAAACGATGAGAAGCAAGCCACCAATAAACGTCGCAAATATCCCAAATTTTTCTGATAAAAATTTGCCTGCGATTAAGCCTACGAGCGGCATCCAGACATGGAATAAGCCAATAGTAATTCCTATATGAAATATTTTCTTCAGCCTCAGTCTGTACATTCCCATGCCAAGCCCGACCGAGAAGGCATCCATTCCCAGAGCAAATGCCATTATGACAAGTGTAATCACTTCTGTAACCATTCCGGACATCAATCTCCGCCTCCTTGGACTAACTAACCTAATCATATGCACGTCCAATTAGATTTAGAAGTCGACTGGCGAAATGGATATTGGTGCCTGATGTTGGTGCCTGACACCAATAACCACCTATCTATAATGAATAAATTGAAAAGGGTGCCTAACACCATTAATCATCTTTCTATAGTAGATAGCTGATAAACGGTGTCAGGCACCCATGAAAGGGATCCACCAATTAGCGTTATTCAATTATGAGTTTATTTCCCGCTGCTTTTTGCAGGCGGTTCATGATGGCGTATCCCACTCCAGTATTCGGAAAAATCTCGCTAAAGATAACGTCGACGTTTTCCTGATTAAACTTGCGTAATGTGTCATAAAGCGCGGTAGCAACCGTCTCAAGTTCTGCCCGTCTGCCACAGGCAAGCACAAGATCAGCTTTATAAAGAGGAGCATTCTCTTCAGTCGTCAACACTCCGACCTTGAGCCCTTCCGAACGCTTTTCTTCTACTAGACTCTGGAGAAACTCTGAGGTGCCTGACACCATAAATAACGGGGCATTCGGTGCGTAGTGGCGGTATTTCATTCCCGGAGCTTTAGGCCGGGCTGCTTCATCCGTTAAAGCGGCATCCACATGAACTTCCCCGACAGCGGCCTCGAGCTGCTCCTTTGTCACACCGCCTGGCCTTAAGATGACCGGGATCGTTTCAGTGCAATCGACGACTGTGGATTCAACGCCAACGCCAGTTGTACCTCCGTCAAGCACACCTGCAATTTTCCCATTTAAATCGTCCAATACATGTTCGGCGTTCGTTGGGCTCGGTTTGCCCGAACTGTTCGCACTTGGTGCCGCAATCGGCAAGCCGCAGGTTTTCAACAACGCCAGTGCCACCGGATGATCCGGCATGCGTACCGCAACCGTTGCGAGTCCTGCTGTTGCTTTTTCCGAAAGTACACCTTCTTTCTT
The DNA window shown above is from Neobacillus sp. WH10 and carries:
- a CDS encoding manganese efflux pump MntP family protein, whose protein sequence is MSGMVTEVITLVIMAFALGMDAFSVGLGMGMYRLRLKKIFHIGITIGLFHVWMPLVGLIAGKFLSEKFGIFATFIGGLLLIVLGVQMVWSTLKKVEEKVITPVGFGLLLFALSVSLDSFSVGLTLGIYGAKTIMVILCFGIVATVLTWVGLLLGRKVQSWLGTYSEALGGAILLVFGLKLLAPFWG
- a CDS encoding L-threonylcarbamoyladenylate synthase: MNTKVWKVDKYVDNLENNPQVVDAANFLRKNEVVALPTETVYGLGGNAESDEAVAKIYDAKGRPGDNPLIIHIAEREQLNRFVDGVPVIAKTLMDAFWPGPLTIILKKKEGVLSEKATAGLATVAVRMPDHPVALALLKTCGLPIAAPSANSSGKPSPTNAEHVLDDLNGKIAGVLDGGTTGVGVESTVVDCTETIPVILRPGGVTKEQLEAAVGEVHVDAALTDEAARPKAPGMKYRHYAPNAPLFMVSGTSEFLQSLVEEKRSEGLKVGVLTTEENAPLYKADLVLACGRRAELETVATALYDTLRKFNQENVDVIFSEIFPNTGVGYAIMNRLQKAAGNKLIIE